In Lagopus muta isolate bLagMut1 chromosome 20, bLagMut1 primary, whole genome shotgun sequence, the following proteins share a genomic window:
- the TRIM50 gene encoding E3 ubiquitin-protein ligase TRIM50 isoform X3, whose protein sequence is MTSSQLSELLVGHKGLLEGGSMARKMSIDNLEDQLLCPICLEVFKEPLMLQCGHSYCKSCVLSLSGELDEQFLCPVCRKSVDCSASPPNVTLARIIEALQSRGETEPTPESCPMHHNPLSLFCEADREVICGLCGTIGNHKQHKITPISTAYCRMKEELSVLLTDVHRCKRNLDEQFSKLINNKIRIAKYSSYQFRSELPSLHPGDAIFSPVSFKPCFHQDDIKMTVWKRLHRHVLPAPEMLKLDPVTAHPLLELFKGDTVVQCGLYQRRDSNPKRFDSSNCILTCKGFSCGQHYWEVIVGTRNHWRVGIIKGTVSRKGKLSKSPENGVWLIGLKEGKVYEAFSTPRATLPLTARPQRIGIYLHYEKGELTFYNADSPDELSPIYTFQAEFQGQLYPIVDLCWPERGPFSPPIILPPPAAGRHTQGPPAAEEPPKP, encoded by the exons ATGACAAGCTCACAACTGTCTGAACTGCTGGTGGGACACAAAG GGCTGCTGGAAGGTGGCAGCATGGCTCGGAAGATGAGCATTGATAATCTGGAGgaccagctgctctgccccatctGTTTGGAGGTCTTCAAGGAGCCCCTGATGCTGCAGTGTGGGCATTCCTACTGCAAGTCCTGTGTGCTGTCACTGTCTGGAGAGCTGGATGAGCAGTTCTTGTGCCCCGTGTGCCGCAAATCCGTGGACTGCAGCGCTTCCCCACCCAATGTCACGCTGGCCCGCATCATTgaggcactgcagagcaggggCGAGACAGAGCCCACCCCAGAGTCCTGCCCAATGCACCACAATCCACTGAGCCTCTTCTGTGAGGCTGACCGAGAGGTGATCTGTGGGCTGTGCGGCACCATTGGCAACCACAAGCAGCACAAGATCACCCCTATCTCTACCGCATACTGTCGGATGAAG GAggagctgtctgtgctgctaACCGATGTCCACCGGTGCAAGAGGAACCTGGATGAACAGTTCAGCAAGCtcatcaacaacaaaatccGCATTGCG aaatacaGCTCCTACCAGTTCAG GTCAGAGCTTCCTAGCCTACACCCAGGTGATGCCATCTTCAGTCCCGTATCATTCAAGCCTTGTTTCCACCAAGATGACATCAAGATGACCGTGTGGAAGCGGCTGCACCGCCACGTCCTGCCAG CTCCAGAGATGCTGAAACTGGACCCGGTGACGGCACATCCCCTGCTGGAACTCTTCAAGGGTGACACGGTGGTGCAGTGCGGGCTGTACCAGCGCCGGGACAGCAACCCCAAGCGTTTTGACTCCAGCAACTGCATCCTCACCTGCAAGGGCTTCTCCTGTGGCCAGCACTACTGGGAGGTGATTGTGGGCACCAGGAACCACTGGCGCGTGGGCATCATCAAGGGCACGGTCAGCCGCAAAGGGAAGCTCAGCAAGTCTCCCGAGAACGGCGTGTGGCTCATCGGCCTCAAGGAAGGGAAAGTCTACGAGGCCTTCAGCACCCCGCGGGCCACGCTGCCGCTGACCGCCCGGCCGCAGCGCATAGGGATCTACCTGCACTACGAGAAGGGCGAGCTGACCTTCTACAACGCCGACAGCCCCGACGAGCTCAGCCCCATCTACACCTTCCAGGCGGAGTTCCAGGGCCAGCTCTACCCCATCGTGGACCTGTGCTGGCCGGAGCGAGGgcccttctcccctcccatCATCCTGCCCCCTCCCGCTGCCGGCCGGCACACCCAGGGCCCCCCCGCGGCGGAGGAGCCCCCCAAGCCGTAG
- the FKBP6 gene encoding inactive peptidyl-prolyl cis-trans isomerase FKBP6 isoform X2 → MEADGEARAGSGVSISSRFRCALRARGLQDISGDGGVLKELLRPGTGQPVPPAATVAVKYSGYLEHMDKPFCTNCTKKLPRLMKLGEDITLGGLEIGVLTMKKGEVARFIFAPNYAYGQQGCLPLIPPNATVLFEVELIDFLDSADSDTFFALTAEQQDTFPLQKVLKVADVEREFGNYLFRKQCFEGAKDRYKRAYSILGRSPSSEAELCQIDASKLLVLLNLSITCLKLECPARALMYGEKALEIDKRNVKALFRCGQACLCMAEYEKARDFLIRAQHIEPFNHDINNELKKLASCYRDYLDKEKKMCSRMLAALNSSS, encoded by the exons ATGGAGGCGGACGGCGAGGCGCGGGCCGGGAGCGGGGTCTCGATCTCCTCTCGCTTCCGCTGTGCGCTGCGAGCCCGCGGCCTGCAGGACATCAGCGGCGACGGCGGGGTGCTCAAGGAGCTGCTGCGGCCCGGCACCGGGCAACCCGTGCCGCCGGCTGCCACCGTGGCGG TGAAGTACTCTGGGTATCTGGAACATATGGATAAGCCCTTCTGCACAAACTGCACCAAGAAGCTCCCGAGGCTGATGAAGCTTGGAGAAG ACATTACGCTGGGGGGTCTGGAAATTGGTGTGCTCACGATGAAGAAGGGAGAGGTGGCAAGGTTTATCTTCGCACCAAATTATGCCTACGGCCAGCAGGGTTGCCTTCCTCTGATCCCCCCAAATGCCACAGTCTTATTTGAAGTGGAGTTGATAGACTTCCTAGACTCTGCTGACTCCGACACGTTCTTTGCGTTGACAGCT GAGCAGCAGGATACGTTTCCTCTACAAAAGGTGTTGAAAGTGGCAGACGTGGAGAGAGAGTTTGGCAATTATCTCTTCCGTAAGCAGTGCTTCGAGGGTGCCAAAGACAGATACAAGAGG GCGTACTCCATCCTTGGTCGCAGCCCCTCCAGCGAGGCAGAGCTGTGTCAGATTGATGCTTCCAAGTTGCTGGTGCTCCTGAATCTCTCAATTACCTGCCTGAAGCTGGAATGTCCTGCCCGAGCTCTGATGTATGGGGAAAAAGCCTTGGAGATTGACAAAAGAAATGTCAAGGCGCTGTTCAGGTGTGGCCAG GCTTGTCTCTGCATGGCAGAATACGAAAAAGCTCGGGACTTCCTGATCAGAGCTCAGCATATAGAGCCATTTAACCACGATATTAACAACGAACTGAAAAAGCTGGCAAG
- the FKBP6 gene encoding inactive peptidyl-prolyl cis-trans isomerase FKBP6 isoform X1: MEADGEARAGSGVSISSRFRCALRARGLQDISGDGGVLKELLRPGTGQPVPPAATVAVKYSGYLEHMDKPFCTNCTKKLPRLMKLGEDITLGGLEIGVLTMKKGEVARFIFAPNYAYGQQGCLPLIPPNATVLFEVELIDFLDSADSDTFFALTAEQQDTFPLQKVLKVADVEREFGNYLFRKQCFEGAKDRYKRFFSLSAQAYSILGRSPSSEAELCQIDASKLLVLLNLSITCLKLECPARALMYGEKALEIDKRNVKALFRCGQACLCMAEYEKARDFLIRAQHIEPFNHDINNELKKLASCYRDYLDKEKKMCSRMLAALNSSS; the protein is encoded by the exons ATGGAGGCGGACGGCGAGGCGCGGGCCGGGAGCGGGGTCTCGATCTCCTCTCGCTTCCGCTGTGCGCTGCGAGCCCGCGGCCTGCAGGACATCAGCGGCGACGGCGGGGTGCTCAAGGAGCTGCTGCGGCCCGGCACCGGGCAACCCGTGCCGCCGGCTGCCACCGTGGCGG TGAAGTACTCTGGGTATCTGGAACATATGGATAAGCCCTTCTGCACAAACTGCACCAAGAAGCTCCCGAGGCTGATGAAGCTTGGAGAAG ACATTACGCTGGGGGGTCTGGAAATTGGTGTGCTCACGATGAAGAAGGGAGAGGTGGCAAGGTTTATCTTCGCACCAAATTATGCCTACGGCCAGCAGGGTTGCCTTCCTCTGATCCCCCCAAATGCCACAGTCTTATTTGAAGTGGAGTTGATAGACTTCCTAGACTCTGCTGACTCCGACACGTTCTTTGCGTTGACAGCT GAGCAGCAGGATACGTTTCCTCTACAAAAGGTGTTGAAAGTGGCAGACGTGGAGAGAGAGTTTGGCAATTATCTCTTCCGTAAGCAGTGCTTCGAGGGTGCCAAAGACAGATACAAGAGG TTCTTTTCCCTGTCTGCTCAGGCGTACTCCATCCTTGGTCGCAGCCCCTCCAGCGAGGCAGAGCTGTGTCAGATTGATGCTTCCAAGTTGCTGGTGCTCCTGAATCTCTCAATTACCTGCCTGAAGCTGGAATGTCCTGCCCGAGCTCTGATGTATGGGGAAAAAGCCTTGGAGATTGACAAAAGAAATGTCAAGGCGCTGTTCAGGTGTGGCCAG GCTTGTCTCTGCATGGCAGAATACGAAAAAGCTCGGGACTTCCTGATCAGAGCTCAGCATATAGAGCCATTTAACCACGATATTAACAACGAACTGAAAAAGCTGGCAAG
- the TRIM50 gene encoding E3 ubiquitin-protein ligase TRIM50 isoform X2, translating to MARKMSIDNLEDQLLCPICLEVFKEPLMLQCGHSYCKSCVLSLSGELDEQFLCPVCRKSVDCSASPPNVTLARIIEALQSRGETEPTPESCPMHHNPLSLFCEADREVICGLCGTIGNHKQHKITPISTAYCRMKEELSVLLTDVHRCKRNLDEQFSKLINNKIRIANEADVFKWVIQKEFEELHRYIDEEKATFLESVEGKAAQLIASIESQVKQTSDTLQRLKEMQSILETLSNESQLDFIRKYSSYQFRSELPSLHPGDAIFSPVSFKPCFHQDDIKMTVWKRLHRHVLPAPEMLKLDPVTAHPLLELFKGDTVVQCGLYQRRDSNPKRFDSSNCILTCKGFSCGQHYWEVIVGTRNHWRVGIIKGTVSRKGKLSKSPENGVWLIGLKEGKVYEAFSTPRATLPLTARPQRIGIYLHYEKGELTFYNADSPDELSPIYTFQAEFQGQLYPIVDLCWPERGPFSPPIILPPPAAGRHTQGPPAAEEPPKP from the exons ATGGCTCGGAAGATGAGCATTGATAATCTGGAGgaccagctgctctgccccatctGTTTGGAGGTCTTCAAGGAGCCCCTGATGCTGCAGTGTGGGCATTCCTACTGCAAGTCCTGTGTGCTGTCACTGTCTGGAGAGCTGGATGAGCAGTTCTTGTGCCCCGTGTGCCGCAAATCCGTGGACTGCAGCGCTTCCCCACCCAATGTCACGCTGGCCCGCATCATTgaggcactgcagagcaggggCGAGACAGAGCCCACCCCAGAGTCCTGCCCAATGCACCACAATCCACTGAGCCTCTTCTGTGAGGCTGACCGAGAGGTGATCTGTGGGCTGTGCGGCACCATTGGCAACCACAAGCAGCACAAGATCACCCCTATCTCTACCGCATACTGTCGGATGAAG GAggagctgtctgtgctgctaACCGATGTCCACCGGTGCAAGAGGAACCTGGATGAACAGTTCAGCAAGCtcatcaacaacaaaatccGCATTGCG AATGAGGCAGATGTCTTCAAGTGGGTGATCCAGAAGGAGTTTGAGGAGCTGCACAGGTACATCGATGAGGAGAAGGCCACCTTCCTGGAGAGTGTGGAGGGGAAGGCGGCCCAGCTCATCGCCTCCATTGAGTCTCAGGTCAAGCAGACATCAGACACCCTGCAGAGGCTGAAGGAGATGCAGAGCATTCTGGAGACACTCAGCAACGAAAGTCAGCTTGATTTCATCCGT aaatacaGCTCCTACCAGTTCAG GTCAGAGCTTCCTAGCCTACACCCAGGTGATGCCATCTTCAGTCCCGTATCATTCAAGCCTTGTTTCCACCAAGATGACATCAAGATGACCGTGTGGAAGCGGCTGCACCGCCACGTCCTGCCAG CTCCAGAGATGCTGAAACTGGACCCGGTGACGGCACATCCCCTGCTGGAACTCTTCAAGGGTGACACGGTGGTGCAGTGCGGGCTGTACCAGCGCCGGGACAGCAACCCCAAGCGTTTTGACTCCAGCAACTGCATCCTCACCTGCAAGGGCTTCTCCTGTGGCCAGCACTACTGGGAGGTGATTGTGGGCACCAGGAACCACTGGCGCGTGGGCATCATCAAGGGCACGGTCAGCCGCAAAGGGAAGCTCAGCAAGTCTCCCGAGAACGGCGTGTGGCTCATCGGCCTCAAGGAAGGGAAAGTCTACGAGGCCTTCAGCACCCCGCGGGCCACGCTGCCGCTGACCGCCCGGCCGCAGCGCATAGGGATCTACCTGCACTACGAGAAGGGCGAGCTGACCTTCTACAACGCCGACAGCCCCGACGAGCTCAGCCCCATCTACACCTTCCAGGCGGAGTTCCAGGGCCAGCTCTACCCCATCGTGGACCTGTGCTGGCCGGAGCGAGGgcccttctcccctcccatCATCCTGCCCCCTCCCGCTGCCGGCCGGCACACCCAGGGCCCCCCCGCGGCGGAGGAGCCCCCCAAGCCGTAG
- the TRIM50 gene encoding E3 ubiquitin-protein ligase TRIM50 isoform X1 → MTSSQLSELLVGHKGLLEGGSMARKMSIDNLEDQLLCPICLEVFKEPLMLQCGHSYCKSCVLSLSGELDEQFLCPVCRKSVDCSASPPNVTLARIIEALQSRGETEPTPESCPMHHNPLSLFCEADREVICGLCGTIGNHKQHKITPISTAYCRMKEELSVLLTDVHRCKRNLDEQFSKLINNKIRIANEADVFKWVIQKEFEELHRYIDEEKATFLESVEGKAAQLIASIESQVKQTSDTLQRLKEMQSILETLSNESQLDFIRKYSSYQFRSELPSLHPGDAIFSPVSFKPCFHQDDIKMTVWKRLHRHVLPAPEMLKLDPVTAHPLLELFKGDTVVQCGLYQRRDSNPKRFDSSNCILTCKGFSCGQHYWEVIVGTRNHWRVGIIKGTVSRKGKLSKSPENGVWLIGLKEGKVYEAFSTPRATLPLTARPQRIGIYLHYEKGELTFYNADSPDELSPIYTFQAEFQGQLYPIVDLCWPERGPFSPPIILPPPAAGRHTQGPPAAEEPPKP, encoded by the exons ATGACAAGCTCACAACTGTCTGAACTGCTGGTGGGACACAAAG GGCTGCTGGAAGGTGGCAGCATGGCTCGGAAGATGAGCATTGATAATCTGGAGgaccagctgctctgccccatctGTTTGGAGGTCTTCAAGGAGCCCCTGATGCTGCAGTGTGGGCATTCCTACTGCAAGTCCTGTGTGCTGTCACTGTCTGGAGAGCTGGATGAGCAGTTCTTGTGCCCCGTGTGCCGCAAATCCGTGGACTGCAGCGCTTCCCCACCCAATGTCACGCTGGCCCGCATCATTgaggcactgcagagcaggggCGAGACAGAGCCCACCCCAGAGTCCTGCCCAATGCACCACAATCCACTGAGCCTCTTCTGTGAGGCTGACCGAGAGGTGATCTGTGGGCTGTGCGGCACCATTGGCAACCACAAGCAGCACAAGATCACCCCTATCTCTACCGCATACTGTCGGATGAAG GAggagctgtctgtgctgctaACCGATGTCCACCGGTGCAAGAGGAACCTGGATGAACAGTTCAGCAAGCtcatcaacaacaaaatccGCATTGCG AATGAGGCAGATGTCTTCAAGTGGGTGATCCAGAAGGAGTTTGAGGAGCTGCACAGGTACATCGATGAGGAGAAGGCCACCTTCCTGGAGAGTGTGGAGGGGAAGGCGGCCCAGCTCATCGCCTCCATTGAGTCTCAGGTCAAGCAGACATCAGACACCCTGCAGAGGCTGAAGGAGATGCAGAGCATTCTGGAGACACTCAGCAACGAAAGTCAGCTTGATTTCATCCGT aaatacaGCTCCTACCAGTTCAG GTCAGAGCTTCCTAGCCTACACCCAGGTGATGCCATCTTCAGTCCCGTATCATTCAAGCCTTGTTTCCACCAAGATGACATCAAGATGACCGTGTGGAAGCGGCTGCACCGCCACGTCCTGCCAG CTCCAGAGATGCTGAAACTGGACCCGGTGACGGCACATCCCCTGCTGGAACTCTTCAAGGGTGACACGGTGGTGCAGTGCGGGCTGTACCAGCGCCGGGACAGCAACCCCAAGCGTTTTGACTCCAGCAACTGCATCCTCACCTGCAAGGGCTTCTCCTGTGGCCAGCACTACTGGGAGGTGATTGTGGGCACCAGGAACCACTGGCGCGTGGGCATCATCAAGGGCACGGTCAGCCGCAAAGGGAAGCTCAGCAAGTCTCCCGAGAACGGCGTGTGGCTCATCGGCCTCAAGGAAGGGAAAGTCTACGAGGCCTTCAGCACCCCGCGGGCCACGCTGCCGCTGACCGCCCGGCCGCAGCGCATAGGGATCTACCTGCACTACGAGAAGGGCGAGCTGACCTTCTACAACGCCGACAGCCCCGACGAGCTCAGCCCCATCTACACCTTCCAGGCGGAGTTCCAGGGCCAGCTCTACCCCATCGTGGACCTGTGCTGGCCGGAGCGAGGgcccttctcccctcccatCATCCTGCCCCCTCCCGCTGCCGGCCGGCACACCCAGGGCCCCCCCGCGGCGGAGGAGCCCCCCAAGCCGTAG